The proteins below are encoded in one region of Flavobacteriales bacterium:
- a CDS encoding carboxypeptidase regulatory-like domain-containing protein, which translates to VVRTRDGNWGKPFNLGDKINTSRDEMFPFIHSTGLLFFASDGHIGLGGRDIFFCYFEKDVPGEIVNMSSPINGPKDDFAIIMDEDLKKGYLSSNRKRGKGSDDIYRIEVLKDIFGKTINGTVLDKDGNPIERAYISIFDGANEIDNSLTDANGKFYFFPDRAYKEVIIKGSKSKFFGKELTLSTVVKKSTIKAELVLIPDR; encoded by the coding sequence GTAGTGAGAACAAGAGATGGGAACTGGGGGAAGCCGTTTAACTTGGGAGATAAAATCAATACATCTAGAGATGAAATGTTTCCTTTTATCCATTCAACAGGTTTGTTGTTCTTTGCTTCTGATGGTCATATCGGTCTGGGTGGAAGAGATATCTTTTTCTGTTATTTTGAAAAGGATGTTCCAGGTGAGATAGTAAATATGTCGAGTCCGATTAATGGACCTAAGGATGATTTTGCAATTATCATGGACGAAGATCTGAAGAAAGGTTATTTATCCTCAAATCGGAAAAGAGGAAAGGGGAGTGACGACATCTATCGGATAGAAGTTTTGAAAGATATATTTGGTAAAACAATTAATGGAACCGTTCTAGATAAAGATGGGAATCCTATTGAAAGAGCATATATTTCGATCTTTGATGGTGCGAATGAGATTGATAATTCGTTGACAGATGCGAACGGAAAGTTCTATTTTTTCCCAGATCGTGCTTATAAAGAAGTAATCATCAAAGGCTCTAAATCAAAATTCTTTGGTAAGGAATTAACTCTAAGTACAGTGGTTAAGAAGAGTACAATTAAGGCAGAGTTGGTTTTAATACCAGATCGCTAG
- a CDS encoding MgtC/SapB family protein codes for MEIQEFALRLLIATGSGLVIGFERRWNHKSAGLRTNTLVAIGSAMFVMLSINLTEEGGDVTRIIGQVVTGIGFLGAGIIFKEGINIYGLTTAATIWCSCAVGCMAAAGLYIETVICVTLIVLVNTLLKLFDNWLIRKMNKRGKNDDEG; via the coding sequence ATGGAAATTCAAGAGTTTGCACTACGTCTTTTAATCGCTACAGGATCAGGATTGGTAATTGGTTTTGAAAGGCGATGGAATCACAAATCAGCTGGACTTAGGACCAATACTTTAGTCGCAATTGGTTCAGCAATGTTTGTGATGCTCTCTATTAATCTCACAGAAGAAGGTGGAGATGTGACTAGAATAATTGGACAAGTTGTAACTGGAATTGGGTTTTTAGGTGCTGGAATTATATTTAAAGAGGGCATTAACATCTATGGGCTTACCACAGCAGCAACAATTTGGTGTAGTTGTGCTGTCGGTTGTATGGCGGCCGCAGGACTGTACATAGAAACTGTGATCTGTGTTACATTAATTGTTCTGGTAAATACTTTATTAAAACTATTCGACAATTGGTTAATTAGAAAGATGAATAAGAGGGGAAAGAATGATGACGAGGGCTGA
- a CDS encoding MarR family transcriptional regulator: MKFEDEIKQKTPFKSEQHKAYVNLMYTGNLLIDRSIQVLKPFNINEQHYNILRILKGRYPEAACPGEIKEVLLNKRGDLTRLLDKLDKMGVITRGTNQENRRMINIQLNKQGIKLVDKIGAKMESLRTHEKTITVKEAKQLSGILDKIRG, encoded by the coding sequence ATGAAATTCGAAGACGAAATAAAACAAAAAACTCCTTTTAAATCAGAGCAACATAAAGCTTATGTTAATTTGATGTACACCGGAAACCTGTTGATCGATCGAAGTATTCAAGTTTTGAAACCGTTTAATATTAATGAACAACATTATAATATTCTTAGGATTTTAAAAGGAAGATATCCGGAGGCTGCTTGTCCGGGTGAGATAAAGGAAGTTTTATTAAATAAGAGGGGAGACCTTACTCGTTTATTGGATAAGCTAGATAAAATGGGAGTGATTACCAGAGGAACTAATCAGGAGAATAGACGAATGATAAACATTCAATTAAATAAACAGGGAATAAAATTGGTGGATAAAATTGGTGCAAAAATGGAGAGTTTAAGAACCCATGAAAAAACGATTACAGTTAAAGAGGCCAAGCAGCTAAGTGGAATTTTAGATAAAATAAGAGGCTAG